A DNA window from Impatiens glandulifera chromosome 7, dImpGla2.1, whole genome shotgun sequence contains the following coding sequences:
- the LOC124945232 gene encoding BTB/POZ domain-containing protein NPY1: MKFMKLGSKPDAFHTEGNCIRFVSTDLISDVIIIVGEVKFHLHKFPLISKCNRLQKLIHKANEENSNEICLVDFPGGPKSFEICAKFCYGMTVTLSAYNVVAARCAAEYLEMTEEVDKGNLVFKIEVFLNSTIFRTWKDSIIVLQTTKPLLPWSEELKVVGRCIDSIASKTSVDPSNVTWSYTYNRKLQETPDKITEIRLKQQLNDKIDSIPPKDWWVEDICDLDIDLYRRFMVAVRSKGRMDGNMIGEALKTYLTRWLPNSVEVLVSESQRKRQRGLIDMIVGLLPSDKSACSCGFLLKLLKYAVQVGVEDTAMEDLMKRISMKLDEASVNDLLMMTPPGASRSMKYDVELVHSLVSRFMTNDYVEDETERNAGGGFGLGCGSILDVGKLIDDYLAGIAYDPNLPLSVFVELARLIPSSARPIHDGLYKAIDIYLKEHPNVTKAERKKVSSLMDVKKLTAEASAHAAQNERLPLRVVVQVLFFEQVRTSSAIQPKNDSYSDWEKSVVVEDRRSLRKQLSQVKISRSEETTKYGKLTKKGSNGRESGSQLLPSRSRRIFDKIWMTVGKGHGNRENSETSGSSRSPTASMVQVEAKSFRSLSTRNRRNSIS, translated from the exons ATGAAGTTCATGAAACTCGGTTCCAAACCTGATGCCTTCCACACAGAAGGAAACTGTATAAG GTTTGTTTCAACCGATCTGATATCAGATGTGATAATAATTGTTGGCGAGGTCAAGTTTCACCTTCATAAG TTTCCACTTATTTCGAAGTGCAATCGCTTACAAAAACTCATACACAAAGCGAATGAGGAGAATTCAAACGAGATATGTTTAGTCGACTTCCCAGGTGGTCCCAAATCATTTGAGATTTGTGCAAAATTCTGCTACGGGATGACGGTTACTCTCAGCGCATACAATGTCGTGGCTGCACGATGTGCGGCAGAGTATCTAGAAATGACGGAAGAAGTTGACAAAGGGAACTTAGTTTTCAAAATTGAAGTATTTCTCAACTCGACCATATTTCGAACGTGGAAAGATTCCATTATCGTCCTACAAACGACCAAGCCTCTTCTCCCGTGGTCGGAAGAACTAAAGGTGGTGGGACGATGCATAGATTCCATTGCCTCGAAAACGTCTGTTGACCCATCGAATGTTACGTGGTCGTATACTTATAACCGCAAGTTACAGGAGACGCCTGATAAAATAACAGAGATCAGGCTGAAACAACAGCTAAATGATAAGATTGATTCAATTCCTCCTAAAGATTGGTGGGTTGAAGATATATGCGATCTGGATATCGATCTCTATCGGAGGTTTATGGTTGCGGTTCGATCAAAGGGGAGAATGGACGGTAACATGATAGGCGAGGCCTTGAAAACGTACTTAACACGTTGGTTGCCGAATTCTGTTGAAGTTTTGGTTTCCGAGTCTCAGCGGAAGAGACAACGAGGTTTGATAGATATGATTGTTGGCCTATTGCCTTCTGATAAGTCGGCTTGTTCCTGTGGTTTCTTGTTGAAGTTATTGAAATATGCTGTTCAAGTTGGAGTAGAGGATACTGCCATGGAGGATTTGATGAAGAGAATTAGTATGAAATTGGATGAGGCTTCAGTTAATGATCTTTTGATGATGACCCCTCCTGGGGCGTCGAGAAGTATGAAATACGATGTTGAACTTGTCCATAGCCTAGTTAGTCGTTTTATGACTAACGATTATGTTGAAGACGAAACGGAGAGGAATGCGGGTGGTGGTTTTGGTTTGGGATGCGGATCTATATTGGATGTGGGTAAACTGATTGACGACTATCTTGCGGGAATTGCTTATGATCCTAACCTTCCTCTTTCCGTTTTCGTCGAATTGGCTCGTTTGATTCCATCGTCGGCTAGGCCAATTCATGATGGTTTGTACAAAGCCATTGACATCTATTTGAAG GAGCATCCAAATGTGACAAAAGCCGAACGAAAGAAGGTTTCTTCACTTATGGACGTAAAGAAATTAACGGCAGAAGCATCCGCACACGCCGCCCAAAACGAGCGTCTCCCACTCCGAGTTGTAGTCCAGGTCCTATTCTTTGAGCAAGTTAGAACATCTTCTGCAATTCAGCCGAAAAATGATTCATATTCAGACTGGGAGAAATCGGTTGTAGTAGAAGACCGAAGGTCATTGAGAAAACAACTGAGCCAGGTTAAGATATCTCGCAGCGAGGAGACGACGAAATATGGTAAGTTGACGAAAAAGGGTAGCAATGGTCGAGAAAGTGGTTCTCAATTGTTGCCTTCTAGGTCAAGACGGATATTTGACAAAATTTGGATGACTGTTGGAAAAGGTCACGGGAATAGAGAGAATTCTGAGACGTCGGGCAGTTCTCGTAGCCCGACAGCTTCTATGGTTCAGGTGGAGGCGAAATCGTTTAGATCGTTATCAACTAGAAACAGAAGGAATTCGATTTCGTGA
- the LOC124910270 gene encoding protein POLAR LOCALIZATION DURING ASYMMETRIC DIVISION AND REDISTRIBUTION-like: MHLANAVTDGHDDYADGSAFVHQLQTSRKTTRMKGNDSFHGLDCLSPRLMLSKLLRRRRKQRELAKVEDVKVETIKEELQGSKLEELDRDQSKHQIRCLPEESRSNKDLDSIGVAGQYGKDTCFNMAVGLGFLHLLSISKNELNKMVELRTQMELLFQNVKDESSQKKNSILTKPSETTNCIVDSENSVSYDRSVVLEAELKAEMELMQLHLNNDDEETSSEYQKQQSMEMTFGDASDHHQEESIVNVNFGGGVVDHAEEVSFAVCPMELERRLYGLLEIRQKERIHHLEAALESAKLKISEREKEIYRWKYAARYVSRRVPNSQSLSR, translated from the exons ATGCATCTTGCCAATGCGGTAACCGATGGTCACGATGATTACGCGGACGGTTCAGCTTTCGTCCATCAGCTTCAAACCAGCAGGAAAACAACGAGAATGAAAGGAAATGATAGTTTCCATGGTCTCGATTGCTTGTCGCCGCGATTGATGCTCTCTAAGTTGCTCAGGCGGAGGAGGAAGCAGAGAGAATTGGCTAAGGTTGAAGATGTAAAAGTAGAAACGATCAAGGAGGAATTACAAGGATCTAAGCTAGAAGAACTGGATAGAGATCAGAGTAAACACCAAATCAGATGTTTGCCTGAAGAATCTAGATCTAATAAAGATCTCGACTCCATCGGAGTTGCAG GACAATATGGGAAGGATACCTGTTTCAACATGGCAGTAGGTCTAggttttcttcatcttctatctATAAGCAAGAATGAACTCAACAAAATGGTTGAATTGCGAACTCAGATGGAATTGCTTTTTCAAAATGTGAAAGACGAATCTAGCCAGAAGAAGAACAGTATTCTCACTAAACCGTCTGAAACAACAAACTGCATTGTGGATTCGGAAAATTCTGTGTCATATGATCGATCGGTGGTGCTTGAGGCAGAACTTAAAGCTGAAATGGAACTTATGCAGCTCCATTTGaataatgatgatgaagagACATCATCAGAATACCAAAAACAACAATCAATGGAG ATGACTTTTGGGGATGCTTCTGATCATCATCAAGAAGAGAGCATAGTGAATGTGAACTTTGGAGGAGGAGTTGTTGATCATGCAGAAGAAGTAAGCTTTGCTGTTTGTCCAATGGAGCTTGAGAGAAGGTTGTATGGGCTATTGGAGATTAGACAAAAAGAAAGAATACATCATTTGGAAGCTGCTTTAGAGTCTGCCAAGCTAAAGATTTCCGAAAGAGAAAAGGAGATTTATCGTTGGAAATATGCTGCCCGTTATGTTTCTCGTCGTGTCCCCAATTCCCAAAGCTTGTCTAGGTGA
- the LOC124910078 gene encoding pentatricopeptide repeat-containing protein At3g22470, mitochondrial-like: protein MADTPFSNYEEQPEFSEKSSIKIKKVEIVVAFKKMMKDLLAEGKGKEHYYEVSKLAKTSHIRCQFSPTSCVLQDLKDNITIGTGELSQNLYLFENVGSKSGAVISEPERFRRLIGRLIYLSFTRPDIGFSVQQLSQYMNQPLQIHWDATLQVVRYLKGTPGLGLFYPCVSNNLLESFSDVYWATCADSRRSVTEAFELFDDMRTKSILPTLFRYSSLIHGFCNIGKVEDAKNLIIVMRKEGLLPNVVCYTAFIGGYCMLGQMDQVRNVLHEMLFYGIHPNKITYTVMIDGYSKIGDTREARKLLAQMMVKGIIPL, encoded by the exons ATGGCAGACACTCCCTTCTCCAATTATGAAGAACAACCAGAATTCTCTGAAAAATCATCTATCAAAATCAAGAAAGTTGAAATTGTTGTTGcctttaaaaaaatgatgaaagatcTTCTTGCAGAAGGAAAAGGTAAAGAACATTACTATGAAG TATCTAAACTTGCTAAGACAAGTCATATTAGATGTCAATTTTCGCCTACTAGTTGTGTATTGCAGGATCTTAAGGACAACATCACCATAGGAACTGGAGAACTATCTCAAAACTTGTACTTGTTTGAAAATGTAGGATCTAAATCCGG tgCTGTGATATCTGAACCCGAGAGGTTCAGACGGCTTATTGGGCGTTTGATTTATCTCAGTTTTACGCGACCCGACATTGGTTTTAGTGTACAACAGTTAAGCCAATACATGAATCAACCCTTACAAATTCACTGGGATGCAACCCTTCAGGTTGTGCGATACTTGAAAGGGACTCCTGGTTTGGGGTTGTTTTATCCTTGTGTATCTAACAATCTACTTGAGAGCTTTTCAGACGTATATTGGGCTACTTGCGCTGATAGCCGACGATCAGTCACAG AAGCTTTTGAACTTTTTGATGATATGAGAACTAAAAGCATTCTGCCTACCCTTTTTAGATACTCTTCCTTAATTCACGGGTTTTGCAATATTGGCAAAGTTGAAGATGCGAAGAATCTAATTATTGTAATGAGGAAGGAGGGACTGTTGCCGAATGTGGTTTGTTATACAGCTTTTATAGGAGGTTATTGTATGCTAGGTCAGATGGATCAAGTGAGAAATGTGTTGCATGAGATGTTGTTTTATGGCATTCATCCGAATAAGATCACGTATACTGTCATGATCGATGGATACAGCAAGATAGGGGATACTAGGGAAGCAAGGAAATTACTTGCTCAGATGATGGTTAAAGGAATTATCCCCCTCTGA
- the LOC124910483 gene encoding uncharacterized protein LOC124910483 — protein sequence MKQRTSHNTKGQMHKQFQGDGTNWILIAGGALLSSLSIRLGYKLKQSLDSRQQGSESTVERKKSGGRRLRSNGYCVSQEDDESYNYISGTPGRVEIKHQNGNQFSTESEMALPLATIPPSDYNKDNGVMWASSPDRLELPQKPFHHSNSSESPCVSESGSDIFSKREVIQKLRQQLKRRDDMIMEMQDQIVELQGSLSAQLSHSSHMQSLVDKSNLDLMDSEREIQRLRKAIADHCVSQVSPNGNVFGNGHSGMEMECCSSSLKVEMLKKEVVELKEVIEGKEYLLQNYKEQKTELSVKVKELQQRLDSQLLNIL from the exons ATGAAGCAAAGGACCTCTCATAACACAAAGGGTCAGATGCACAAACAATTCCAAGGAGATGGAACAAATTGGATACTTATTGCTGGTGGTGCCTTGCTGAGTAGTCTATCGATTAGATTGGGATACAAGCTGAAGCAGTCCCTTGATTCAAGGCAACAAG GCTCTGAGAGTACTGTTGAGCGGAAGAAGTCAGGAGGACGTCGCTTGCGCTCCAACGGATATTGTGTATCACAAGAAGATGACGAGTCTTATAACTATATTTCAG GAACTCCTGGCAGGGTAGAGATAAAACATCAAAACGGTAACCAATTTTCGACCGAATCCGAAATGGCACTGCCTCTAGCAACAATTCCCCCATCCGATTACAACAAAGATAACGGTGTAATGTGGGCATCATCACCCGACCGTCTGGAACTTCCTCAGAAACCATTCCACCATTCAAACAGTTCTGAATCACCTTGTGTATCTGAATCGGGTTCAGACATCTTCAGCAAACGAGAAGTTATTCAAAAGCTTAGACAGCAGTTGAAGAGAAGAGACGACATGATAATGGAGATGCAGGATCAGATTGTGGAGTTACAGGGTTCGCTATCGGCTCAGTTGTCTCATTCATCCCACATGCAATCTTTGGTGGATAAATCGAATCTAGATCTTATGGATTCGGAGAGAGAGATCCAACGGCTGAGGAAAGCAATTGCGGATCATTGCGTGTCACAGGTTAGTCCGAATGGGAATGTGTTTGGAAACGGGCATTCGGGAATGGAAATGGAATGCTGTTCTTCTTCTTTGAAAGTTGAAATGCTGAAGAAGGAAGTGGTTGAGTTGAAGGAAGTGATTGAAGGAAAGGAATATCTTTTGCAGAATTATAAGGAACAGAAAACCGAGCTTTCTGTTAAGGTTAAGGAATTGCAACAAAGGTTAGATTCTCAACTTCTTAATATTTTGTAG